The Primulina huaijiensis isolate GDHJ02 unplaced genomic scaffold, ASM1229523v2 scaffold35099, whole genome shotgun sequence genome includes a window with the following:
- the LOC140968326 gene encoding subtilisin-like protease SBT3: protein MAPGDSIQASWQEKTLVSTTVKKINSFNIVSGTSMASPHVAGVAALLKGANPDWSPAVIRSAIMTTAKLFDNLQNPIQEWGTNQTASPLAMGAGLVDPNQALDPGLVYDLDAQDYVNFLCGLNLSMHELHAIT from the coding sequence ATGGCGCCAGGTGACTCCATCCAAGCTTCTTGGCAAGAAAAAACTCTAGTCAGCACAACGGTTAAAAAGATCAATAGCTTCAACATAGTGAGTGGGACATCTATGGCTTCCCCTCATGTAGCGGGAGTGGCAGCTTTGCTTAAGGGAGCCAACCCAGACTGGAGTCCCGCCGTGATAAGATCTGCGATCATGACAACTGCCAAGCTGTTCGACAATTTACAGAATCCCATTCAAGAATGGGGAACCAACCAAACTGCGTCTCCTTTGGCGATGGGGGCAGGGCTTGTTGATCCCAACCAAGCATTAGACCCAGGCCTTGTGTATGACTTGGATGCCCAGGATTATGTGAATTTTTTGTGTGGCCTAAATCTGAGCATGCATGAACTTCATGCAATCACAAG